From the Phycisphaerae bacterium genome, one window contains:
- the holA gene encoding DNA polymerase III subunit delta encodes MPAAQDKPSPANPVIYVVSGPEVFLRQEAIQGIVRRVLGSADRSLSLSEYDGASTGLELADVLDDARTLPFLAEKRLVMVRDADLFITRYRAELEEYLENPSPCGVLLLECKSFPATTRLYKRAQAAGEVIKCETIKPRMLPAWLADRARKTHGAQIDSRAAALLQDLVGNDLGLLDGELEKLALYVGERKRIAVADVEALVGQHREEKVWDILSAMAAGNEARAIGLWEEVWQTDRAAPGRAVAGIAFTVRRLLAAKRAQQTGTPISEIARMLMRWNDEAGVRSELAAFSVQQLEQMLCTLLKADVDAKTGGPSVQSSIEAFIIEGCRNRRQKRATG; translated from the coding sequence ATGCCAGCCGCCCAAGATAAGCCATCGCCGGCCAATCCGGTGATCTACGTTGTTTCCGGTCCGGAGGTCTTTCTCAGACAGGAAGCGATTCAGGGAATCGTTCGCCGGGTCCTGGGCAGTGCCGACCGGTCCTTGTCGCTGAGCGAGTACGACGGAGCCTCGACCGGACTGGAGCTGGCTGACGTGCTTGACGATGCCCGGACCTTGCCGTTTCTGGCGGAAAAACGGCTGGTGATGGTTCGAGACGCGGACCTGTTCATCACCCGCTACCGGGCCGAGTTGGAGGAATATCTGGAAAACCCCAGTCCTTGTGGCGTGCTGTTGCTGGAGTGCAAGTCGTTTCCGGCAACCACTCGGCTGTACAAGCGGGCGCAGGCCGCGGGAGAGGTGATCAAGTGTGAGACAATCAAGCCCCGCATGTTGCCGGCTTGGCTGGCTGATCGGGCGAGAAAAACACACGGCGCTCAGATCGACTCGCGAGCGGCCGCGCTGCTGCAGGATCTGGTCGGTAACGATCTGGGATTGTTGGACGGCGAATTGGAAAAGCTGGCCCTGTACGTGGGCGAACGCAAACGGATCGCGGTCGCCGATGTGGAGGCCTTGGTCGGGCAACATCGAGAAGAGAAAGTTTGGGATATACTCTCGGCAATGGCGGCGGGAAATGAGGCCCGGGCAATCGGCCTGTGGGAGGAGGTCTGGCAGACCGACCGGGCGGCCCCCGGCCGTGCGGTGGCCGGTATCGCCTTTACCGTTCGGCGACTGTTGGCCGCGAAGCGGGCCCAACAAACCGGCACGCCCATTTCCGAAATCGCCCGGATGCTGATGCGATGGAACGATGAGGCCGGCGTGCGGTCGGAGCTGGCGGCTTTCTCGGTGCAGCAGCTTGAGCAGATGCTGTGCACCTTGCTCAAGGCCGACGTAGACGCCAAAACCGGCGGCCCGAGCGTGCAGTCTTCAATCGAAGCCTTCATCATTGAAGGCTGTCGCAACAGGCGACAGAAAAGAGCGACGGGATAG
- a CDS encoding tetratricopeptide repeat protein, whose amino-acid sequence MPVIRLRGARCRCARLTRRLNVLLSAGVMVCAPTSQTQGEQDLVQAVRSRQVELQYRLMDASPDAEVELWYTRDRGASWQRWGIHKDHDRPITFEAPAEGLYGFTLIVNDKGMSSSPPPTAGTEPQRRVFIDYTPPLVQWDSVEPVESFAARRIVQLRWTAHDAHLSSRPVSLSYLCSIEQSWQVIEQELPNSGQYDWTLPAHVAGQITLKLAVRDLGGHVVERLFGPVPIDRWVTKGIPLPETSTRPAGPTANTSTSKPAQPTTNPAGLRFLAKADRERVEQLWSRGSWHAGRNEYAVAAERFREALEIDPTHIPSLYDLGVIHYYQKEYAKAIEKFQSVLALEPRHQLALRGIHESYIAQRQYAKSYEILQQLVRYNEKDARAWLDLGDVLFKMERPGDAREMWTRALQADPAAAAVINDAKWRLSRYGAAVGGQAKTDRQQR is encoded by the coding sequence ATGCCAGTGATTCGTCTGCGCGGAGCGCGGTGCCGTTGCGCCCGGCTGACACGCCGTTTGAACGTATTGCTGTCGGCCGGGGTGATGGTGTGCGCGCCGACGTCGCAGACACAGGGTGAACAGGATCTTGTTCAGGCCGTCCGATCGCGACAGGTGGAGCTGCAGTACCGCCTGATGGATGCCAGCCCGGACGCGGAGGTCGAGCTCTGGTACACCCGCGACCGCGGCGCCAGTTGGCAGCGATGGGGCATACACAAGGATCACGATCGCCCGATCACCTTCGAGGCCCCCGCTGAAGGCTTGTATGGCTTCACCCTGATCGTCAACGACAAAGGCATGTCCTCATCCCCCCCGCCCACTGCCGGCACGGAACCACAGCGTCGCGTCTTCATCGACTACACGCCGCCGCTGGTCCAGTGGGACAGTGTCGAGCCGGTCGAGTCTTTCGCGGCGCGACGGATTGTCCAGCTCAGATGGACGGCTCATGATGCCCATCTTTCCAGTCGACCGGTGTCGCTTTCGTATCTTTGTTCGATCGAGCAATCGTGGCAGGTCATCGAACAGGAACTGCCAAACTCCGGGCAGTACGACTGGACGCTGCCCGCACACGTCGCAGGCCAGATCACGCTGAAGCTGGCGGTTCGAGATCTTGGTGGCCACGTCGTCGAACGGCTTTTCGGCCCTGTTCCGATCGACCGGTGGGTGACCAAGGGCATTCCACTACCTGAAACGTCCACGCGTCCTGCCGGACCGACGGCCAACACAAGTACGTCAAAGCCGGCCCAACCGACCACCAACCCGGCCGGCCTGCGGTTCCTGGCCAAGGCCGACCGGGAGAGAGTCGAGCAGTTGTGGTCGAGGGGCAGTTGGCATGCCGGCCGAAACGAGTACGCCGTCGCGGCAGAGCGATTCCGGGAGGCCCTGGAGATCGATCCGACACACATTCCGTCGCTCTATGACCTCGGGGTCATCCACTATTACCAGAAGGAGTACGCCAAGGCGATCGAAAAGTTCCAATCCGTCCTTGCCCTGGAACCCCGACATCAGTTGGCTTTGCGAGGAATCCACGAATCGTACATCGCACAACGGCAATATGCCAAGTCATACGAGATTCTCCAACAGCTCGTCAGATATAACGAGAAGGACGCCAGGGCATGGCTGGACCTTGGCGACGTCCTGTTTAAGATGGAGCGGCCGGGCGATGCCCGGGAAATGTGGACAAGGGCCTTGCAGGCGGATCCCGCCGCCGCAGCGGTGATCAATGACGCCAAATGGCGTCTCTCACGATACGGTGCCGCAGTGGGCGGACAGGCCAAGACCGACCGTCAGCAGCGCTAG
- the eda gene encoding bifunctional 4-hydroxy-2-oxoglutarate aldolase/2-dehydro-3-deoxy-phosphogluconate aldolase: MKTATEIIREIETTGLVAIIRASGSDELVEVVNALRAGGVTCIEVTMTTPNALEVIRAARKTVGDSAAIGVGTVLDSETARAAILAGAQFVVAPITDLSTIEICNRYSVPVMPGAFTPTEIVRAWQAGADFVKVFPTSTVGAEYIKDIRGPLPHIKLVPTGGVNLDTVADFIKAGAAALGVGSSLVTKDAIKNRDFAGLTRTAAAFLERVKHARGG; this comes from the coding sequence GTGAAGACTGCTACCGAGATCATTCGCGAAATCGAAACCACCGGCCTGGTGGCCATCATTCGGGCATCAGGCAGCGACGAACTCGTCGAGGTCGTCAATGCCTTGCGGGCCGGAGGCGTCACCTGCATCGAAGTCACGATGACCACGCCAAATGCGCTGGAGGTCATCCGCGCCGCCCGCAAGACTGTGGGCGACTCTGCGGCCATCGGTGTCGGGACGGTGCTGGATTCGGAAACGGCCCGGGCCGCGATTCTGGCCGGGGCCCAATTCGTGGTCGCGCCGATCACCGATCTATCGACCATCGAGATCTGCAATCGCTACAGCGTGCCGGTCATGCCGGGGGCGTTCACGCCGACGGAGATCGTCCGAGCCTGGCAGGCCGGTGCGGATTTCGTAAAAGTCTTTCCCACGAGCACGGTCGGCGCGGAATACATCAAAGACATTCGCGGCCCCCTGCCGCACATCAAGCTCGTTCCCACAGGTGGGGTGAATCTCGATACCGTGGCCGACTTCATCAAGGCCGGCGCCGCTGCGCTGGGTGTGGGATCGTCGCTAGTGACGAAGGACGCCATCAAGAACCGCGATTTCGCCGGTCTGACCAGAACCGCAGCCGCGTTCCTGGAGCGGGTCAAGCACGCTCGAGGCGGCTGA
- a CDS encoding beta-ketoacyl-[acyl-carrier-protein] synthase family protein, with translation MSRRRVVVTGIGWVTPLGDDIEIVWQRLLRGESAVRPTTLFDASTFPTTFSAEVRGFELGKYLGPDADKHKDASRNSRFALAAATMAWRDAGLAGNNSLDPTRVGIYLGGGEGPIDFDHFVAAAVAGWDHQANGGRGNLDARKWVDRAVRELQAVSEREQDPNMAAGHIACQFNAQGPTFNTLTACAASTQAMGEATNLIRRGDADVIISGGTHSMLHPFGLTGFNRLTALSTRNDDYQTASRPFDQTRDGFVLGEGSGILILEEYEHARRRGARIYSEILGYGSTADAFRITDIHETGRGGIAAMRLALEDAGLKPGDIHYISAHGTGTEENDKIESLAIASVFGGRETAPPVSSIKSMMGHLIAAAGAVELITCVLAIRDQVLPPTINYRQPDPNCQLDYVPNQARKAKVVNTLSNSFGFGGQNDTLIAVACDREN, from the coding sequence GTGTCACGACGGCGAGTGGTGGTAACAGGCATCGGGTGGGTCACGCCGCTCGGCGATGATATCGAGATCGTGTGGCAGCGGTTGCTGCGCGGCGAAAGCGCCGTCCGGCCGACGACTCTGTTCGACGCCAGCACCTTCCCCACGACCTTCTCCGCGGAGGTCCGCGGCTTTGAGCTGGGCAAGTACCTCGGTCCCGACGCAGACAAGCACAAAGATGCCAGCCGCAACAGCAGATTCGCCCTGGCAGCCGCGACAATGGCCTGGCGTGACGCAGGGCTGGCGGGCAACAACAGCCTCGACCCCACGCGAGTCGGCATCTACCTGGGCGGGGGCGAAGGTCCGATCGATTTCGATCATTTCGTCGCTGCGGCCGTGGCCGGCTGGGACCACCAGGCCAACGGGGGCCGAGGCAATCTCGACGCCCGCAAGTGGGTCGACCGAGCGGTGCGGGAATTGCAGGCCGTCTCCGAGCGCGAGCAGGATCCGAACATGGCCGCCGGTCATATTGCCTGCCAGTTCAATGCCCAGGGCCCGACGTTCAATACGCTCACGGCCTGTGCCGCGAGCACCCAGGCAATGGGCGAAGCCACAAACCTGATCCGCCGAGGCGACGCCGATGTCATCATTTCCGGCGGCACGCACAGCATGTTGCACCCGTTCGGCCTGACCGGTTTCAACCGCCTGACCGCCCTCTCGACAAGAAACGATGATTATCAAACGGCCAGCCGGCCGTTCGACCAAACCCGCGACGGATTCGTGCTCGGCGAAGGATCGGGCATCCTTATCCTCGAGGAGTACGAACACGCCAGGCGCCGCGGGGCAAGAATATACTCTGAGATCCTCGGCTACGGCTCGACCGCCGACGCGTTCCGCATCACCGACATCCACGAGACCGGTCGGGGCGGTATCGCCGCCATGCGGTTGGCTCTTGAGGACGCCGGTCTGAAGCCGGGCGACATTCACTACATCTCCGCACATGGCACCGGCACCGAGGAAAACGACAAGATTGAGTCGCTGGCCATCGCTTCGGTTTTCGGCGGGCGAGAGACCGCACCGCCGGTCAGTTCGATCAAGAGCATGATGGGCCACCTGATCGCAGCCGCCGGCGCCGTCGAACTGATCACATGCGTTCTGGCGATTCGCGACCAGGTGCTGCCGCCGACCATCAATTACCGCCAACCGGACCCCAACTGCCAGTTGGACTACGTTCCCAACCAGGCCCGCAAGGCCAAAGTGGTCAACACGCTCAGTAACAGTTTCGGGTTCGGCGGCCAGAACGATACGCTGATCGCCGTGGCGTGCGATCGCGAGAATTGA
- a CDS encoding beta-ketoacyl-[acyl-carrier-protein] synthase family protein, producing MSSRRVVVTGIGLVTPIGIGTESVWNALLEGKCGIRRLTAFDPSGFESQIGGEIDSLVMKNYVPRSYLKSTKVMARDIEIAVAAAYEAVKDAGLKTKCLIERGEVQGPPNVDSTRLGANIGAGLICADLTELAGALATAVDESGRFSIRKWGSEGMNNLTPLWLLKFLPNMLSCHVTIVHDAQAPSNTITCGEASSHLAIGEAFRTIARGAADVCICGGAESKINPMGLMRQQLLKRLTTRHNDKPQQACRPFDVDRNGIVISEGGGLLILEELEHARRRGARVYCEVAGFGASNNTHSWYEPHPEGAGIALAIRKALDDANLKPDEIELVGAFGSGAVAHDLSEARGIRAALNARGSAVPVLAIKGAIGNNGAGSGAIDLGIAALCISQGIVPPALNADRVDPECGLNVVAGQPLKATIRNAVSTAYALSGGQNAALVLKRMEA from the coding sequence ATGAGTTCACGTCGCGTCGTCGTCACCGGGATCGGATTGGTCACGCCGATCGGCATCGGGACAGAGAGTGTCTGGAACGCCCTGCTGGAAGGCAAGTGCGGCATCCGCCGGTTGACGGCTTTTGACCCTTCCGGATTTGAATCCCAGATCGGCGGCGAGATTGATTCGCTGGTGATGAAGAACTACGTGCCGCGCAGCTACCTCAAGAGCACCAAGGTGATGGCCCGCGACATCGAGATCGCGGTGGCCGCGGCCTACGAGGCCGTCAAAGATGCCGGACTCAAGACCAAGTGTCTGATTGAACGAGGCGAGGTGCAAGGCCCTCCGAACGTGGACTCGACGCGCCTGGGGGCGAACATCGGCGCGGGCTTGATCTGCGCCGACCTGACCGAGCTGGCCGGGGCTTTGGCGACGGCGGTCGACGAAAGCGGCCGGTTCAGCATCCGCAAGTGGGGCAGCGAAGGCATGAACAACCTCACGCCCTTGTGGCTGCTCAAGTTCCTGCCCAACATGCTGAGCTGCCACGTCACCATCGTGCACGACGCCCAGGCCCCATCGAACACAATCACCTGCGGTGAAGCGTCGAGCCACTTGGCCATCGGCGAAGCCTTCCGGACGATCGCTCGGGGAGCGGCTGACGTTTGCATCTGCGGCGGCGCGGAGAGCAAGATCAACCCGATGGGCCTGATGCGGCAGCAACTCCTGAAACGGCTGACGACGAGACACAACGACAAGCCGCAGCAGGCATGCCGCCCGTTCGACGTGGACCGCAACGGCATCGTCATCAGTGAAGGCGGCGGCCTGCTCATTCTCGAGGAGCTCGAGCACGCACGGCGACGCGGAGCCCGCGTCTATTGCGAGGTGGCCGGCTTCGGAGCAAGCAACAATACGCACAGTTGGTATGAGCCGCATCCGGAAGGCGCCGGGATCGCCCTGGCGATCAGGAAAGCCTTGGATGATGCAAATCTGAAGCCCGACGAAATCGAGCTGGTGGGAGCATTCGGTTCAGGAGCCGTCGCCCACGACCTGTCCGAAGCGCGTGGCATTCGAGCGGCCCTCAACGCCCGCGGATCCGCGGTTCCGGTTCTGGCCATCAAGGGTGCCATCGGCAACAACGGTGCGGGCAGCGGGGCGATCGATCTCGGCATCGCCGCGCTGTGCATCAGCCAAGGCATCGTCCCACCGGCCCTGAACGCAGATCGCGTCGATCCGGAATGCGGCCTGAACGTGGTTGCCGGACAACCGCTGAAGGCGACAATCAGGAACGCGGTGAGCACGGCTTATGCCCTCAGTGGCGGTCAAAACGCGGCCCTGGTGCTCAAGCGGATGGAGGCATGA
- a CDS encoding 3-hydroxyacyl-ACP dehydratase FabZ family protein gives MRWFWIDRFVEFESGKRAVAIKNLSLAEEHLHDHFPGFPVMPPSLMIEGMAQTAGILVGEARNFSEKVILAKVRHAVFDGIARPGQQLRYEAVIESIADEAALTSGKIYCDGEAFGTVDLMFSHIDQNMSGLNFPEENFVFTEDFKNLLSTFQIKGPAGTH, from the coding sequence ATGCGTTGGTTCTGGATCGACAGGTTCGTGGAGTTCGAATCGGGAAAGCGGGCGGTGGCCATCAAGAATCTCTCGCTGGCCGAGGAACACCTGCACGACCACTTTCCCGGTTTTCCGGTGATGCCGCCGAGCCTCATGATCGAGGGCATGGCCCAGACGGCCGGCATTCTGGTCGGCGAGGCCCGCAACTTCTCTGAAAAGGTGATCTTGGCGAAGGTCAGGCATGCGGTCTTCGACGGCATCGCCCGGCCGGGTCAACAGCTTCGCTACGAAGCGGTGATCGAATCCATCGCGGACGAGGCCGCACTGACGTCGGGCAAGATCTACTGCGACGGCGAGGCATTCGGGACGGTCGATTTAATGTTCTCGCATATCGACCAGAACATGAGCGGCTTGAACTTCCCCGAGGAGAACTTCGTATTCACCGAAGACTTCAAGAACCTGCTGAGCACGTTCCAGATCAAGGGGCCGGCGGGCACTCATTGA
- a CDS encoding acyl carrier protein: protein MAMSRDEIFENVRNTLVEALAVEPDEVTEEATLQGDLGAESIDFLDIVFRLEKGFGIKIPRGELFPDDLLNNPEFVSNGKFTPTGLAKIKAAMPHADFSGFDADPDVNKVPELFTVRTLVNYIQSKLAA from the coding sequence ATGGCGATGAGCCGGGACGAGATCTTCGAGAACGTCCGGAACACGCTTGTTGAAGCCCTGGCGGTTGAGCCGGATGAAGTCACCGAGGAAGCGACCCTTCAGGGTGATCTCGGAGCCGAGAGCATCGACTTCCTGGACATCGTGTTCAGACTGGAAAAGGGCTTTGGCATCAAGATCCCGCGCGGAGAGTTGTTCCCGGACGACCTGTTGAACAACCCCGAGTTCGTGTCCAACGGCAAGTTCACGCCCACCGGCCTGGCGAAAATCAAGGCGGCGATGCCACATGCCGATTTCTCGGGCTTTGACGCGGACCCGGATGTCAACAAGGTTCCCGAGTTGTTCACTGTCCGGACGCTGGTCAACTACATTCAGTCCAAGCTGGCCGCGTGA
- a CDS encoding 3-hydroxyacyl-ACP dehydratase FabZ family protein, translated as MKFNLIDRITELVPGRRIRAVKALTTAEEYLADHFPHFPVMPGVLMIEAMTQAAAWLVRRTEDFAHSMILLAEARNVTYKSFVAPGQTLELTLDAKEIGRTSSKFVGVGRRGDTEVVRAHLTLRHFNLAEDNPAMEASDRKLVAELRQRMEILTRN; from the coding sequence ATGAAATTCAACCTGATTGACAGAATAACGGAACTGGTTCCCGGCCGTCGTATCCGGGCGGTAAAGGCCCTCACCACCGCCGAGGAGTACTTGGCAGACCATTTTCCCCACTTTCCGGTCATGCCCGGTGTCTTGATGATTGAGGCGATGACTCAGGCAGCCGCTTGGCTAGTTCGGAGAACGGAGGACTTTGCGCATAGCATGATTCTCCTGGCCGAAGCTCGGAACGTCACCTACAAGAGCTTTGTGGCACCGGGTCAAACCCTTGAGCTGACGCTTGACGCCAAGGAGATCGGCCGGACGAGCAGCAAGTTTGTGGGGGTCGGGCGGCGCGGCGACACGGAAGTGGTCCGGGCTCATCTGACGCTCCGCCACTTCAACCTGGCGGAGGACAACCCGGCCATGGAGGCCAGCGACCGGAAGCTGGTGGCCGAGTTGCGCCAACGAATGGAGATCTTGACAAGGAATTGA
- a CDS encoding HAMP domain-containing sensor histidine kinase produces MSLRYRLLLVYLIVVLLTAATVAVALLELRHSSRIIADLQHWHEAVLRVERLRTAFEREALSPLGVSPVPPPEGLDFEKLLAETRNLLDFDLARWHLQVVARDYREWQELARRSATRPANATTPPVESAGSSPVEEDPLSAQTGVVRRTLQRTVWFLEGKQTEVMNEANEQTSRTMAMLNVVLALLALHVLTVGWLFGRWVLVPMARLNRQVEALAHDLPPDEPLLTAPPEMANLAGALDRARISLGEMRNRLVESERLTAVGQFAAQLAHNLRNPLASIRALAQVVSRHDAGDGRIRDRMAEIIASVDRLNRWIGSLMEVVRQEATTLQMADVMPVIHRVHEALSAELSSKDLTWRVDAPTGRVMCLHSPETLEHALVAMAVNAVEASPVGGRITVRVEQTPEKACRISVTDDGPGLPRDNPEIIFDSSYSTKERGLGLGLSLMRLALARQGGATGAMNNPDGGAVVFIELPMSDVRSS; encoded by the coding sequence ATGAGCCTTCGATACCGGTTGCTGCTGGTTTACCTCATCGTGGTGCTGCTGACTGCGGCTACTGTGGCAGTCGCATTGCTGGAGCTACGGCATTCAAGCAGGATCATAGCCGATCTGCAACACTGGCATGAGGCAGTGCTGAGGGTGGAGAGACTGCGCACGGCTTTCGAAAGGGAGGCCTTGTCTCCGCTTGGGGTGTCACCCGTGCCGCCCCCGGAGGGCTTGGACTTCGAGAAGCTGCTCGCCGAGACGCGGAACTTGCTGGACTTCGACCTGGCCCGTTGGCACCTGCAGGTCGTGGCGAGGGATTACCGCGAATGGCAGGAGCTGGCCCGCCGCTCGGCCACGCGACCGGCGAATGCAACAACACCGCCCGTCGAAAGCGCTGGTTCGTCGCCGGTTGAGGAGGATCCGCTGAGTGCCCAGACCGGCGTCGTCCGCAGGACACTCCAGCGAACCGTCTGGTTTCTCGAGGGCAAGCAGACGGAGGTTATGAATGAGGCAAATGAACAGACTTCCAGGACCATGGCAATGCTTAATGTTGTCTTGGCCTTGCTGGCCCTTCACGTTCTGACGGTCGGGTGGTTATTTGGCCGGTGGGTACTGGTGCCGATGGCCAGACTCAACCGACAGGTGGAGGCGCTCGCTCATGATTTGCCCCCGGACGAGCCGCTGCTGACGGCGCCTCCCGAGATGGCCAATCTGGCCGGAGCTCTGGATCGTGCCCGAATCAGCTTGGGTGAAATGCGTAATCGCCTTGTCGAGTCCGAACGCCTGACTGCGGTTGGGCAGTTTGCCGCCCAGTTGGCGCACAACCTTCGCAACCCCTTGGCCAGCATTCGCGCGCTGGCCCAGGTTGTGTCGCGCCATGATGCGGGCGACGGACGGATACGCGACCGCATGGCGGAAATCATCGCTTCAGTCGACCGTCTCAACCGCTGGATCGGCAGCCTGATGGAAGTCGTCCGCCAGGAAGCAACGACCTTGCAGATGGCCGACGTTATGCCCGTCATTCACCGTGTGCATGAAGCCCTGAGCGCAGAGCTTTCTTCCAAGGATTTGACTTGGCGGGTCGACGCTCCCACTGGCAGAGTCATGTGCTTGCACAGTCCGGAAACGCTGGAACATGCTCTGGTTGCCATGGCTGTGAACGCGGTCGAAGCGTCACCGGTCGGCGGCCGTATCACTGTTAGGGTCGAGCAGACTCCCGAAAAGGCGTGCCGGATTTCCGTCACAGATGATGGTCCGGGGCTCCCTCGAGACAATCCGGAGATCATCTTCGACTCGTCCTATTCCACCAAGGAGCGAGGCTTAGGATTGGGGCTGTCCTTGATGCGCCTGGCTCTCGCCAGACAGGGGGGCGCGACGGGGGCCATGAACAACCCCGACGGCGGCGCGGTTGTGTTCATCGAACTGCCGATGAGCGATGTACGAAGCAGTTGA
- a CDS encoding sigma-54 dependent transcriptional regulator, whose protein sequence is MPRILIVEDEVGLARAMGDALTDAGHEVRLVHAGEKVMGEFRSFQPQMLILDVRLGGISGLNLLTEIKTESPDVEAIVVTAYGSVEVAVDAMKRGAAEFLTKPVDLDVLAVAVDRVWSASHARRRLEQYRSAQAEQLRQVQLVGNCPRIVAIREQVGRLAARAVSAGLDMPAILLTGETGTGKDLLAYNIHASLKHRTGPFVALNCSAVPAELFESELFGHARGAFSGATADKPGMFATADGGTLFLDEIADLPAALQPKLLRALETHTVRRIGETRDRSIDICLIAATNRDIESLIREGRFREDLYYRLKVISFHLPPLRERGDDVLLLADLFCSRLAAKYGIAGLNLTPAAREALRQHQWPGNVRELQHALEGAALSISGSTIDDADLPVPVRADPITRAERNLDEGTPIDLEQLERSLIERALKQTGGNASAAARLLSIGREAMRYRMSKFGLLPEGGE, encoded by the coding sequence ATGCCCAGGATCTTAATTGTCGAGGATGAAGTCGGATTGGCGCGAGCGATGGGCGATGCCCTTACGGACGCCGGGCATGAGGTCCGGCTCGTACATGCCGGCGAGAAGGTCATGGGCGAGTTCCGCAGCTTCCAGCCGCAGATGCTCATTCTGGATGTGCGGCTTGGCGGTATCAGCGGGTTGAACCTCCTCACGGAGATCAAGACTGAGTCGCCCGACGTTGAGGCAATCGTGGTAACCGCTTACGGGAGCGTGGAAGTGGCGGTCGACGCCATGAAGCGCGGAGCCGCCGAGTTTCTTACCAAGCCGGTGGATCTCGACGTCCTTGCGGTGGCTGTGGACCGTGTATGGTCGGCGTCGCACGCCCGCCGACGACTCGAGCAGTATCGCAGCGCCCAGGCGGAACAGTTGAGACAGGTTCAACTGGTCGGCAACTGCCCGCGAATCGTCGCGATCCGCGAGCAGGTGGGCAGACTCGCCGCACGAGCCGTGTCCGCCGGCCTCGACATGCCCGCAATTCTCCTCACAGGTGAGACTGGCACCGGCAAGGATCTGCTTGCTTACAACATCCACGCGTCGCTCAAGCATCGTACCGGACCGTTCGTTGCCCTCAATTGCAGCGCGGTGCCCGCGGAACTGTTTGAATCGGAACTTTTCGGGCACGCAAGGGGCGCCTTCAGCGGGGCGACCGCCGACAAACCCGGCATGTTCGCCACGGCGGACGGCGGCACGCTTTTTCTGGATGAGATCGCTGATCTGCCTGCGGCGCTGCAACCCAAACTCCTGCGCGCCTTGGAGACCCACACGGTCAGACGGATCGGCGAGACGCGAGATCGAAGTATCGACATCTGTCTCATCGCGGCCACCAATCGGGACATTGAGTCGTTGATCAGGGAGGGCAGATTTCGCGAGGATCTTTATTACCGGCTGAAGGTCATATCCTTCCATTTGCCGCCTCTTCGAGAACGTGGGGACGACGTTCTGCTGCTCGCGGACCTGTTTTGTTCCCGACTTGCGGCCAAGTACGGGATCGCGGGCCTGAATCTGACGCCGGCGGCCAGGGAGGCGCTGCGCCAACACCAATGGCCCGGGAACGTACGCGAACTCCAGCATGCACTGGAGGGGGCCGCCCTGAGCATCTCAGGCTCGACCATCGACGACGCAGACCTGCCGGTGCCGGTCAGGGCGGACCCGATCACGCGGGCGGAGCGCAACTTGGATGAAGGTACCCCTATCGACCTTGAGCAGCTTGAGAGGTCGTTGATCGAGCGCGCGCTGAAGCAGACCGGTGGAAATGCCTCTGCTGCGGCTCGACTGTTGTCGATCGGCCGCGAGGCGATGCGATACCGTATGTCGAAGTTCGGGTTACTGCCCGAAGGCGGAGAATAG